In one window of Azoarcus olearius DNA:
- a CDS encoding DUF1302 domain-containing protein, translating into MAFESRQAVRPGVVRCSRLVQALAVAFGGLLPAAAGAATIDTGNPDVVLRWDNTVKYSAAWRVTGADRNVADNSIGTQANTNDGDLNFGRGLISNRLDLLTELDFRYKRDYGFRLSGAGWYDSVYHRSNDNPGALGGALVNSRSADYDEFTRSTRKLHGQKAEVLDAFAYANLSPGDMNVNVKAGRFTQLYGESLFFGSNGIAAAQTSLDLIKALSVPNSQFKEILRPIGQISGQVQINPNVTLGAYYQFEWRKTRLPAAGSYFSFADFVDEGGESLILGPGVAAFRGKDIEARDSGQGGVQLRLKLDDTEFGFYAARYHDKMPQFYVRPGVNARAGSIGDYVQVFGENIRMVGASFSTLLGDTNVAGELSFRDNMPLVASGNTVIMPGNATANGDSRAAYPVGKTMHLNLSALSVLSASPLWDGASFIGEFAFNRRLSISKNADQLDPRATRDASAVQFIFQPEYFQVVPGLDLQVPIGVSYGISGRSSVNGALFPSEHGGNISIGVKGDYQKTWQASVNYTHYIGSAGSVIRYNTAVPELSYQNFHGDRDFISLSVQRTF; encoded by the coding sequence ATGGCGTTTGAATCAAGGCAGGCCGTCCGTCCGGGCGTGGTCCGTTGCAGCCGTCTGGTCCAGGCCCTGGCCGTCGCGTTCGGCGGGCTGCTGCCGGCGGCCGCGGGGGCCGCGACCATCGATACCGGCAATCCGGACGTGGTGCTGCGCTGGGACAACACGGTGAAGTACAGCGCCGCGTGGCGGGTGACCGGCGCCGATCGCAACGTGGCCGACAACTCGATCGGCACCCAGGCCAACACCAACGACGGCGATCTCAACTTCGGGCGCGGGCTGATCTCCAACCGGCTCGACCTGCTGACCGAACTCGACTTCCGCTACAAGCGCGATTACGGCTTTCGCCTGAGTGGCGCCGGCTGGTACGACAGCGTCTATCACCGCAGCAACGACAACCCCGGCGCCCTCGGCGGCGCGCTGGTGAACTCGCGCTCGGCCGACTACGACGAATTCACCCGTTCCACCCGCAAGCTGCACGGTCAGAAGGCCGAGGTGCTGGACGCCTTCGCCTACGCCAACCTCAGCCCGGGCGACATGAATGTGAACGTCAAGGCCGGGCGCTTCACCCAGCTTTACGGCGAGAGCCTGTTCTTCGGTTCCAACGGCATCGCCGCGGCGCAGACCTCGCTCGACCTCATCAAGGCGCTGTCGGTGCCCAATTCGCAGTTCAAGGAGATCCTGCGGCCGATCGGGCAGATCTCCGGCCAGGTGCAGATCAACCCGAACGTCACCCTTGGCGCCTACTACCAGTTCGAATGGCGCAAGACGCGCCTGCCGGCGGCGGGCAGCTACTTCAGCTTTGCCGACTTCGTCGACGAGGGCGGCGAATCGCTGATCCTCGGGCCGGGCGTCGCCGCCTTCCGCGGCAAGGACATCGAGGCGCGGGATTCGGGGCAGGGCGGCGTGCAGCTGCGCTTGAAGCTGGACGACACCGAGTTCGGCTTCTACGCCGCGCGCTACCACGACAAGATGCCCCAGTTCTACGTGCGCCCCGGCGTGAATGCGCGCGCCGGCAGCATCGGCGACTACGTGCAGGTCTTCGGCGAGAACATCCGCATGGTGGGTGCGAGCTTCAGCACCCTGCTGGGCGACACCAATGTGGCGGGCGAACTCTCCTTCCGCGACAACATGCCGCTGGTGGCGAGCGGCAACACGGTGATCATGCCGGGCAACGCCACCGCAAACGGCGACAGCCGCGCCGCCTACCCGGTCGGCAAAACCATGCACCTCAACCTGTCGGCACTCAGCGTGCTCAGTGCCAGCCCGCTGTGGGACGGCGCCTCCTTCATCGGCGAGTTCGCCTTCAACCGCCGGCTGTCGATCAGCAAGAACGCCGACCAGCTCGATCCGCGCGCCACCCGCGACGCCAGCGCGGTGCAGTTCATCTTCCAGCCGGAGTACTTCCAGGTGGTGCCGGGGCTGGACCTGCAGGTGCCGATCGGCGTGAGCTACGGCATCTCCGGGCGCAGCTCGGTCAACGGCGCGCTGTTCCCCTCGGAGCACGGCGGCAACATCTCCATCGGGGTGAAGGGCGACTACCAGAAGACCTGGCAGGCCAGCGTGAACTACACGCACTACATCGGCTCCGCCGGTTCGGTGATCCG
- a CDS encoding LysR substrate-binding domain-containing protein: MDIRQLRYFIAVAEEANIGRAATRLHMSQPPLTRQIQQLEEELDTQLFVRTPRGMELTQAGTLFLAEARNIRALIEQATERTQRAGQGKLGRLDVAIFGSAILDRIPKLILNFRNEYPDVNVVLHTMTKAEQISALRQNRITVGFNRMLAPLPDIRSEVIATESLLLAVNLNDPLAAQPALPFEVLARRPVILFPSGARPNFVDKVLALCEARGFLPEVAQEVGDAVTGVALVASGFGVCMVPESATTLQYPGVVYLPFEDAPAEARVDLSCIYRADDHSPILSTFLASIRATSAALQDAAAA, encoded by the coding sequence ATGGATATCCGCCAGCTCCGCTACTTCATCGCCGTCGCTGAGGAGGCGAACATCGGGCGGGCCGCCACCCGGCTGCACATGTCGCAGCCGCCGCTGACGCGCCAGATCCAGCAACTGGAAGAAGAACTCGATACCCAGCTCTTCGTGCGCACGCCGCGCGGCATGGAGCTGACCCAGGCGGGCACGCTGTTCCTGGCCGAGGCGCGCAACATCCGCGCGCTCATCGAACAGGCCACCGAGCGCACCCAGCGCGCCGGGCAGGGCAAGCTCGGGCGGCTGGACGTGGCGATCTTCGGCTCGGCCATCCTCGACCGCATCCCCAAGCTGATCCTGAATTTCCGCAACGAATACCCGGACGTGAACGTGGTGCTGCACACCATGACCAAGGCCGAGCAGATCTCGGCCTTGCGGCAGAACCGCATCACCGTCGGCTTCAACCGCATGCTCGCGCCGCTGCCGGACATCCGCAGCGAGGTGATCGCCACCGAGTCGCTGCTGCTCGCGGTGAACCTCAACGATCCGCTGGCGGCGCAGCCCGCGCTGCCCTTCGAAGTGCTCGCGCGGCGCCCGGTCATCCTGTTCCCCTCCGGCGCGCGGCCCAACTTCGTCGACAAGGTGCTGGCGCTGTGCGAAGCGCGCGGCTTCCTCCCCGAAGTCGCGCAGGAGGTGGGTGACGCGGTCACCGGCGTGGCGCTGGTGGCCAGCGGCTTTGGCGTGTGCATGGTTCCGGAATCGGCAACGACGCTGCAGTACCCGGGCGTGGTCTATCTCCCCTTCGAGGACGCGCCCGCCGAGGCCCGGGTGGACCTCAGCTGCATCTACCGCGCGGACGACCATTCGCCGATCCTGTCGACCTTCCTCGCATCCATCCGCGCTACCTCGGCGGCATTGCAGGACGCGGCGGCGGCCTGA